The following is a genomic window from Deinococcota bacterium.
CAGAGGCCGGCGGCCTGCGTGCCCGCGCTGCCGAGCGCCCAGCGGGTCTCCTCTTCGGTGAGCCCCATCAGCTTGGCGCTAGCCGCCGCGGCACCAAAGGTGGCGACCGTACCGGTGGGGTGAAAGAAGCGGTAGTGCGCGGGGTTGACGGCCTCGCCGATGCGGATAGCCACCTCGTAGCCGGCGGCGATGGCGGTGAGCAGCGCCGCGCCGCCGGCGCCCTCCCGCTCGGCCACCGCCAGCGCGGCGGGGATGATGGGCGCGGCCGGATGCAGGGTCGAAGGCCCGTGCAGGTCGTCGAGCTCGAGGACGTGCGTCGCCACCGCGTTGGCAAAGGCCGCCTGGGGCGCGGACGTCTTGAGGCCGTCCGGGAAGAGGGTGGCCTGGGGGTGGCCGCCGCTGCGCTCGACCACCCGCCGCGCCATCATCGCGGGCGGCGTCTGCGAGCCGGCCAGGCCCGAGGCCAGGCCGTCGAGGTAGGCGCGCTCGGTGGCGCGACGCGCCTGCTCGCCGAGCTCTTCGAGGTCCACCGTCCAGCGGGCGAGACCTTCCGTCAGGCTTTGGGTCATAGCGGTCTTTTGGGTCGTCTCATAGCTCATCTCAGCTCTCCTTCTGGGTGAGCCAGCGCGCGAGCCCTTCGCCCGCGCGCTGGATGTGCTCCCTCAACAAAAGCTCCAGTGCCTCGGCGTCAGCCGCGTCGATGGCCCGGAGGATGCCCCGGTGCTCCTCTTGCGAAGCCTCGAGCTGGCCCGCGACGTGCAGGGGCGTGAGCTGCGGCCGCCCTGCCCACAGGCTCTCGATCATCCGCACGAGGCGCGGCCTGCCGCTAGCCTCGTAGAGCAGCATGTGAAAGCGGGTGTTGAGGGCGACGTAACTTTCAGCGTCGCCCGCCGCCCAGGTCATCTCTTCAAAGAGCGCGTGCAACCTTTCGCGCCCCTCGTCCGACAACCGCGCCAGCCCGAGCACCGCCGCGTGCGGCTCGAGCAGGCTGCGGATGGCGTAGATCTCGGCGGCGTCTTCGGGACCAAAGGCGTTGACCAGGTAGCTGTTGCGCTTGCCCTGACTGACCAGGCCGTCGTGCTCGAGCCTTTTGAGCGCGTCGCGCACGGGGATGCGGCTGGTGCCGAGCTCGCTCGCCAGCTCCTCTTGGATGAGGCGCCGACCTCCCGCCAGCCTACCGGCGAGGATCGCCGCGCGCAGCGCCCTGTAGGCCTGCGCTTCGACCGTCTCGCGCTGGACGGGGTGAAGAAAGGGCTCAGTCTTTATGGCCCCGCCCTCGCCGAGACCGTCTCGAGCCCGCCCATGCCATCCCTAGCGTTTGCCTCATGCTGTTTACAGTATACGGAACAGCGAAACCCTGTCAACGCGCCCTCCCTTACAAGGTGCGCTTGTCACGCCGAAGCACCCTATCGAGCGTGATGGGCAGTCACAAGGCACACAAATGGTCGTTACTGCTCCACAGTTATGATCACTTTTCCTCGAGCGTGCCCTTCTTCGAGGTAGCGAATCGCTTCAGGAACCTCACGTAGCGGGTAACGCCTATCGATAACAGGGACGACTTTGCCAGCCTCGAGAAGCTCTTTCATAAAAATCAAGCCCTCCTTGTTTGGTTTCATCAACAAGCCAGCCATTTTCTTACTGCCGTTCATCGACATCACGGGTCCCAGAAGCATGGCTTGGAACAGTTGTGCGTTAGACCCTCCGGTCATGACGTAAATCCCCTCGGGGCTCAAGGCGCGCTTATAGGCCGCAAGCGGATGATATCCGTTCGCGGCAAGGATCAGATCATACCCTCGTCCATTTCGGGTGAAATCTTCTTGCGTGTAATCGATGACGTGATCTGCGCCAAGCGAGCGCGCCATGTCCAGATTCCTCGTGCTGCACACAGCGGTGACTTCAGCCCCGAACGCTTTGGCAAGCTGCACCGCAAACGTGCCCACGCCGCCACCCGCCCCATTGATCAAGACCTTTTGCCCCGGCTGAATCCGTCCCTTATCGCGCAGACCCTGCAAGGCAGTGACCGCCGCCAACGGTACCGCCGCCGCCTGCTCGAAGGACGTAGCAACCGGTTTCAACACCAAGGCATCTTCGGGAACCGAAACATACTCGGCAAAACCGCCGAAGCCGCACCCGGATAAGTCACCGAACACCTCATCCCCAGGCCTAAACTCCCTTACGTTTCTGCCCACCGCTTCAACTCGCCCCGCGATGTCGGCTCCGAGGATCCTGAGCTTGGGTTTAAGTAGCCCGAACGCTAGCCGGGCGGGGAGCGGTTCGCCTCGCATGAGATGCCAGTCCGCCGCATTTACCGACGCCGCATGAACGTTTACCAGTACTTCATTGTCCTTGGGGGTAGGTTTTTCCACCTCTTCGAGCTGAAGAACCTCCGGGGGTCCGTATTTTGTGTAGACGACTGCTTTCATAGGAGTTGCCTTTCTTTAAGTTGCCTTTCTTCTCGGTTGTATGCCGCTGCGCTTGGGCTACTGCGCAACATGACGATTCCCACCCATACGAACCACACGATGAGACCGAAGCCAAAAACAGCCCCTAGCACCTCGAGAGCCGCGAGAGCCGGGACAGCCGTGAGGATGCCCGCCACACTGACCCCTACGCCAAAGTAGTTTAATAGCTTAGGAAGTCCTCCTGCTTGCAAGGCTGCCCAACTTATCAGGAGTACCCATAAGCCGCCGACAATCTCATTCCCACCACCTAGACCGATGACCACAGTGTTAACTGCTAACCACAGCGACGCGGCTTGAGTTGGGTCGCTACCATAGAGATCGACCACTGCGCCCAAACCGACATTTGCGACCATGCCACTAGCAATAACCAGGCCAGCCCAGATAATCCCGAAGGCGGTCGCTATCTGCGCGATTGCTGGCGAACCAGCCTTCAACCGCTCGTAGAGCGCTAGCGCCGAGACAACCAGAAAGACGCCGAAGACCACATAGATGGTCAGGTACCAGACGTACAAGACGGCTTGGTTGTCCGCGAGGAAAGCCGCGTTCTGGATAGGATCAACGTCCGCGGCGAAGTAACCGGCGGGCATCAGCAAGGTGAGAAGCAACACGAAGCCCACCACGAACGTTGCGGCCATGATAAGTGCGGCCACGCCGCCCATCTTCTGTAAATTACCCATTTCCTTCTCCTTTTCTCGAGCGGTGTAGACAAGCGTTGATGAAGGGACTTACATGGAATGGTGGTCGCCATGCTGCCGGGGGTTGAACTACAGCGGAGACGCTAGCAAAGGTGAATCACCTCTCTAAGTCACTCGAGCCGAGTTGCCCTTCGGCATCTGACGCCTCCGCGAGACCGGGTTTAACGCGAATGACCGAGATTAGTGGTATGCCTAAATCGCGCACTTTCTTAAGTAGTCCATGCAATGCGGCCTGATCGACTACGGGGCCGGATAGCAGCGTATCGCCATTGTCTTCCAACGTGATGGTCAGGCCCTCGAACCAATTTGTCCATTGACGATCCAGATGGCCCTCGAGCCTGATTCGATAAACGGTTGCGTGACTTGCTTCAATTCCTCTGTCGTCGTGGATAACGCCCTCCTGTCGTGGCTGTTCATGACAGCCTGCGTCACCTTCTGCGTGCAAAAGGAGATTAGCTGCTAATCGGTATTGGCGTATAGATACCAAGGTATCGTCAGAGGTATCGTTCCGGGCTTACCGAGGGGCTGGAGGCTCGAAATTTGGCGCTAGGCATGGCGCGCACCCCAACATAGAGGCAAGCCACGCGGCCCTTATCCCGCAGTCAGAGCGACCGTAAGGCTCGAGGCGAGCATCACAAGAGCCACCGGCAGCCAGACCCGACGCTCTTTGGCGCTGGGCGTTATGGTGTTGAGCACCACGCTGACTACGCTGAACGCGACGATGACCCAAGTGAGCCACA
Proteins encoded in this region:
- a CDS encoding DUF4386 domain-containing protein; translation: MGNLQKMGGVAALIMAATFVVGFVLLLTLLMPAGYFAADVDPIQNAAFLADNQAVLYVWYLTIYVVFGVFLVVSALALYERLKAGSPAIAQIATAFGIIWAGLVIASGMVANVGLGAVVDLYGSDPTQAASLWLAVNTVVIGLGGGNEIVGGLWVLLISWAALQAGGLPKLLNYFGVGVSVAGILTAVPALAALEVLGAVFGFGLIVWFVWVGIVMLRSSPSAAAYNREERQLKERQLL
- a CDS encoding GntR family transcriptional regulator; translation: MRAAILAGRLAGGRRLIQEELASELGTSRIPVRDALKRLEHDGLVSQGKRNSYLVNAFGPEDAAEIYAIRSLLEPHAAVLGLARLSDEGRERLHALFEEMTWAAGDAESYVALNTRFHMLLYEASGRPRLVRMIESLWAGRPQLTPLHVAGQLEASQEEHRGILRAIDAADAEALELLLREHIQRAGEGLARWLTQKES
- a CDS encoding NAD(P)-dependent alcohol dehydrogenase → MKAVVYTKYGPPEVLQLEEVEKPTPKDNEVLVNVHAASVNAADWHLMRGEPLPARLAFGLLKPKLRILGADIAGRVEAVGRNVREFRPGDEVFGDLSGCGFGGFAEYVSVPEDALVLKPVATSFEQAAAVPLAAVTALQGLRDKGRIQPGQKVLINGAGGGVGTFAVQLAKAFGAEVTAVCSTRNLDMARSLGADHVIDYTQEDFTRNGRGYDLILAANGYHPLAAYKRALSPEGIYVMTGGSNAQLFQAMLLGPVMSMNGSKKMAGLLMKPNKEGLIFMKELLEAGKVVPVIDRRYPLREVPEAIRYLEEGHARGKVIITVEQ